One window from the genome of Balaenoptera musculus isolate JJ_BM4_2016_0621 chromosome 3, mBalMus1.pri.v3, whole genome shotgun sequence encodes:
- the PAIP2 gene encoding polyadenylate-binding protein-interacting protein 2 produces the protein MKDPSRSSTSPSIINEDVIINGHSHEDDNPFAEYMWMENEEEFNRQIEEELWEEEFIERCFQEMLEEEEEHEWFIPARDLPQTMDQIQDQFNDLVISDGSSLEDLVVKSNLNPNAKEFVPGVKY, from the exons ATGAAAGATCCAAGTCGCAGCAGTACTAGCCCAAGCATCATCAATGAAGATGTGATTATTAACGGTCATTCTCATGAAGATGACAATCCATTTGCAGAGTACATGTGGATGGAAAATGAAGAGGAATTCAACAGACAA ATAGAAGAGGAGTTATGGGAAGAAGAATTTATTGAACGCTGTTTCCAAGAAATgctggaagaagaagaggaacatGAGTGGTTTATTCCAGCTCGAGATCTCCCACAAACTATGGACCAAATCCAAGACCAATTTAATGACCTTGTTATCAGTGATGGCTCTTCCCTGGAAGATCTTGTG GTCAAGAGCAATCTGAATCCAAATGCAAAGGAGTTTGTTCCTGGGGTGAAGTACTAA